A stretch of [Clostridium] scindens DNA encodes these proteins:
- a CDS encoding sigma-70 family RNA polymerase sigma factor, translating to MAKFEQMTDEQLICRLRDGDKTVIDYVMEKYKNLVRKEANAMYLLGGENDDLIQEGMIGLFKAVQDYDVRQETSFYSFAKLCITRQMYSAIEASKRKKHSPLNTYVSFYEKNDEKVSLIETMEAGGESNPEELLVSREYAMLLESKLEENLSALENRVLYLHLLGTDYKTIAKLLDKSPKTIDNALQRIKNKTEKILEKELEK from the coding sequence ATGGCTAAATTCGAGCAGATGACGGACGAGCAGCTGATCTGCAGGCTCCGTGACGGTGATAAGACCGTGATCGACTATGTCATGGAAAAATATAAGAACCTGGTACGGAAAGAAGCGAACGCCATGTATCTGCTGGGCGGAGAGAATGACGACCTGATCCAGGAGGGCATGATCGGCCTGTTTAAGGCTGTGCAGGATTATGATGTACGGCAGGAGACGTCATTTTACAGTTTTGCCAAACTCTGCATTACCCGTCAGATGTATTCGGCTATCGAGGCATCCAAGCGGAAAAAGCACAGTCCTTTGAACACTTATGTCTCTTTCTATGAGAAGAATGATGAGAAGGTATCCTTGATTGAGACCATGGAAGCAGGAGGCGAGAGCAACCCGGAGGAACTGCTGGTCAGCAGGGAATATGCCATGCTGCTGGAAAGCAAGCTGGAAGAGAACTTAAGCGCCCTGGAGAACCGGGTGCTGTACCTGCATCTTCTGGGTACCGATTATAAGACAATTGCAAAACTCCTGGACAAGAGCCCCAAGACGATTGACAATGCGCTCCAGCGGATTAAGAACAAGACGGAAAAGATACTGGAAAAGGAACTGGAAAAATAA
- a CDS encoding Mini-ribonuclease 3 produces MEKSVKWEFDTYMQELFQMKEVDIKEYSPLTLAYIGDSIYDLIIKSLVVNEGNRQVQKLHKETSMRVQASAQSKMMRAIQEHLTEEEHAVFKRGRNAKSVSPAKNQSITDYRRATGFEALMGYLYLKKEWKRMLELVKIGLESMDECI; encoded by the coding sequence ATGGAAAAAAGCGTAAAGTGGGAGTTTGACACTTATATGCAGGAACTGTTCCAGATGAAAGAGGTGGATATTAAGGAATATTCACCTCTTACTTTAGCGTATATCGGGGATAGCATCTATGACCTGATCATCAAGTCGCTGGTAGTCAATGAAGGCAACCGGCAGGTCCAGAAACTTCATAAGGAGACCAGCATGAGGGTTCAGGCATCCGCCCAGTCTAAGATGATGCGCGCCATTCAGGAGCATCTGACGGAGGAGGAGCATGCGGTCTTTAAAAGGGGAAGAAATGCCAAGAGCGTGTCGCCGGCTAAGAACCAGTCCATCACTGATTACCGGAGGGCTACCGGCTTTGAGGCGTTGATGGGTTACCTATATTTGAAAAAAGAGTGGAAAAGAATGCTGGAACTGGTTAAAATAGGATTAGAGAGCATGGATGAATGTATATAA
- the fba gene encoding class II fructose-1,6-bisphosphate aldolase has protein sequence MGLVTTKEMFQKAYEGGYAIGAFNVNNMEIVQGITEAAGELRSPVILQVSKGARAYANHTYLVKLVEAALMEHDIPMVLHLDHGPDFETCKACIDGGFTSVMIDGSQYDFEKNVEITRQVVEYAHEKGVVVEGELGKLAGVEDDVKVDASDAMYTHPDEVQEFVERTGVDSLAIAIGTSHGAFKFKPGQKPQLRFDILEEISRKIPDFPIVLHGASSVSQECVKIIQENGGELADAIGIPEDMLRRAAKSAVCKINIDSDLRLAMTAGVRQVLAQKPAAFDPREYLKVGRANVKELVEHKIRNVLGSDYKA, from the coding sequence ATGGGATTAGTAACAACCAAGGAAATGTTTCAGAAGGCTTACGAAGGAGGCTACGCGATCGGCGCCTTCAACGTCAATAACATGGAAATCGTGCAGGGAATCACAGAGGCAGCGGGAGAACTTCGTTCTCCGGTCATCCTCCAGGTATCAAAAGGCGCGCGCGCATATGCCAACCATACTTATCTGGTCAAGCTGGTAGAGGCGGCCTTAATGGAACATGATATACCGATGGTGCTGCACCTGGATCACGGCCCGGATTTTGAGACATGCAAGGCTTGTATTGATGGCGGGTTTACCTCAGTTATGATTGACGGCTCCCAGTACGACTTCGAGAAAAACGTAGAGATTACCAGGCAGGTAGTGGAATACGCCCATGAAAAAGGCGTCGTGGTAGAGGGCGAGCTGGGGAAACTGGCAGGCGTGGAAGACGATGTAAAGGTGGATGCGTCAGACGCCATGTACACGCATCCGGACGAAGTGCAGGAGTTCGTGGAGCGTACGGGCGTGGATTCTTTGGCCATCGCGATCGGAACCAGCCATGGCGCATTTAAATTCAAGCCAGGACAGAAGCCGCAGCTGCGCTTTGATATCCTGGAGGAGATTAGCCGCAAGATTCCAGATTTCCCAATCGTGCTTCATGGAGCATCCAGCGTCTCTCAGGAATGCGTTAAGATTATTCAGGAAAATGGGGGAGAACTGGCAGATGCTATCGGAATCCCGGAAGATATGCTGCGCCGCGCTGCCAAGTCTGCCGTCTGCAAGATCAACATCGACTCCGACTTAAGGCTTGCTATGACCGCAGGCGTCCGCCAGGTGCTTGCGCAGAAGCCAGCAGCATTTGACCCAAGAGAATATCTGAAAGTCGGAAGGGCCAATGTGAAGGAACTGGTTGAGCATAAGATCAGGAATGTGCTGGGAAGCGACTACAAAGCATAG
- the epsC gene encoding serine O-acetyltransferase EpsC, with the protein MGMISYIKEEIQVIRERDPAIKSNMEVFLYPSFKAILRYRVAHKLYLKKHYFLARWVSQRAVRKTGIEIHPGATIGRGLFIDHGSGVIIGETAELGDNVTLYQGVTLGGTGKEQGKRHPTLKDNVMVSAGAKVLGSFTIGENSKIGAGSVVLKEVPPNCTVVGVPGRIVKMGDQKIPRLDMDQIHLPDPISNDIRELQADNLRLHTRLQEMERRMKCMKEENIEVLDKEEESRYEAV; encoded by the coding sequence ATGGGCATGATATCCTACATCAAGGAAGAGATTCAGGTGATCCGGGAACGGGATCCGGCCATCAAGTCGAATATGGAAGTGTTCCTGTATCCCAGCTTCAAGGCTATCCTGCGTTACAGGGTGGCTCACAAGTTGTATTTGAAAAAGCATTATTTCCTGGCGCGCTGGGTGTCCCAGCGGGCGGTGAGGAAGACCGGAATTGAGATCCATCCGGGCGCGACCATCGGAAGAGGCCTTTTTATCGACCACGGAAGCGGCGTGATCATCGGCGAGACCGCAGAACTAGGGGACAATGTCACCTTGTACCAGGGCGTCACCCTTGGTGGAACGGGAAAGGAACAGGGGAAGCGCCACCCGACTCTTAAGGACAATGTAATGGTAAGCGCGGGAGCCAAAGTCCTGGGATCCTTTACCATTGGGGAAAATTCGAAGATCGGCGCAGGAAGCGTCGTGCTCAAAGAGGTTCCGCCCAACTGCACGGTGGTGGGAGTCCCGGGAAGAATCGTGAAGATGGGTGATCAGAAGATCCCAAGGCTTGACATGGATCAGATCCATCTTCCGGACCCGATCAGCAATGACATCCGGGAACTGCAGGCAGACAATCTCAGGCTGCACACCAGGCTTCAGGAGATGGAAAGACGTATGAAGTGCATGAAAGAGGAAAATATAGAAGTATTAGACAAGGAGGAAGAAAGTAGATATGAAGCTGTATAA
- a CDS encoding NUDIX domain-containing protein: MPSFLKDISRFYGTGEKNAKGQTLEEFLREYDPYKYETPSCTTDAVIFACPGKPDGLLEGLKVLLIRRGNHPSIGLWALPGGFINLRENLEDTAMRELEEETGVKGVVMEQIATYGDYDRDPRSRVITTAYMALVDERDVSVKAGDDAADAVWCGVSLECLKSVQKDGRVWNTYSLKVENEERNLKTEALVEEEEGCGLIRDKKFKVIQPGLIAVDHAAIIVQALALLKKRL, encoded by the coding sequence ATGCCATCATTTTTAAAAGATATATCTAGATTTTATGGAACTGGGGAAAAAAACGCCAAGGGCCAGACGTTGGAAGAGTTCTTAAGGGAGTATGACCCTTATAAGTATGAGACGCCCAGCTGTACTACGGATGCGGTCATCTTTGCCTGTCCGGGGAAGCCGGACGGATTGCTTGAAGGCCTAAAAGTCCTCTTGATTCGGCGAGGCAATCATCCAAGCATCGGGCTGTGGGCGCTGCCGGGAGGCTTTATCAACTTGCGGGAGAACCTGGAAGATACGGCTATGCGGGAATTAGAAGAGGAGACCGGCGTAAAGGGCGTTGTCATGGAGCAGATCGCCACTTACGGGGATTATGACCGGGATCCCAGATCCAGGGTGATTACGACAGCCTATATGGCGCTGGTGGATGAACGAGACGTAAGCGTCAAAGCAGGAGATGATGCAGCAGACGCCGTATGGTGCGGCGTAAGCCTTGAGTGCCTGAAGTCTGTCCAAAAAGACGGCAGGGTTTGGAATACGTACAGCCTGAAAGTGGAAAATGAGGAGCGGAACCTTAAGACCGAAGCGCTGGTGGAGGAAGAGGAAGGCTGCGGGCTGATCCGGGATAAGAAATTCAAAGTGATTCAGCCAGGGCTGATCGCAGTTGACCACGCGGCGATCATCGTCCAGGCCCTCGCACTGCTTAAAAAACGTCTGTAA
- the cysS gene encoding cysteine--tRNA ligase encodes MKLYNTLSKQKEEFVPLEEGKVKMYVCGPTVYNFIHIGNARPMIVFDTVRRYFEYKGYDVNYVSNFTDVDDKIIKRAIEEGVSSDEISKRYIAECKKDMDGMNIKPATKNPLATEEICGMVDMIQTLIDKGYAYEKNGTVYYRTRKFEEYGKLSHKNLDDLRSGERSLLVTGEDEKEDPLDFVLWKPKKEGEPAWESPWSDGRPGWHIECSEMSKKYLGEQIDIHAGGEDLVFPHHENEIAQSEAANGKEFAKYWMHNAFLNIDNRKMSKSLGNFRTVREISQQYDLQILRFFMLSAHYRSPLNFSADLMEASKSGLERIVNAADNLKFLLGNAKSESMTQEEEAAFAKTSEYVQEFERAMDDDFNTADAIASVFDLVKYINTTADADKSKEFLQNLFDLLVKLTDVLGLIVDKKEEMLAEDIEKMIEERQAARKAKDFVRADAIRDELLAKGIVLEDTREGVKWKKA; translated from the coding sequence ATGAAGCTGTATAACACGCTGTCCAAGCAGAAGGAAGAATTCGTGCCTTTGGAGGAAGGAAAGGTAAAGATGTATGTATGCGGGCCTACCGTATATAACTTCATCCACATCGGAAATGCAAGGCCTATGATCGTATTTGATACGGTGAGGAGATATTTTGAATACAAAGGCTACGATGTGAATTATGTTTCCAACTTTACGGATGTCGATGACAAGATTATCAAAAGGGCGATTGAAGAAGGGGTATCTTCCGACGAGATTTCCAAGCGTTATATTGCGGAATGCAAGAAGGATATGGATGGCATGAATATTAAGCCGGCCACCAAGAATCCTCTGGCTACGGAAGAGATCTGCGGCATGGTTGACATGATCCAGACCCTGATTGACAAAGGATATGCTTATGAGAAGAACGGCACCGTATACTATCGCACCAGGAAATTTGAAGAATATGGCAAACTGTCCCACAAGAATCTGGATGACCTGCGTTCCGGAGAGCGTTCCCTTCTGGTAACAGGCGAGGATGAAAAAGAAGATCCATTGGACTTCGTTTTGTGGAAGCCAAAGAAGGAAGGGGAGCCTGCATGGGAGTCTCCATGGAGCGATGGCCGTCCGGGATGGCACATCGAGTGCTCGGAGATGTCCAAGAAATATCTTGGCGAGCAGATTGATATCCACGCAGGCGGGGAAGATCTGGTATTCCCTCACCATGAAAACGAGATCGCCCAGAGCGAGGCTGCTAATGGCAAGGAATTCGCAAAATACTGGATGCACAACGCATTCCTGAATATAGACAACCGCAAGATGAGCAAATCACTGGGCAACTTCCGCACCGTGCGGGAGATCAGCCAGCAGTATGATCTTCAGATCCTGAGATTCTTCATGCTGAGCGCCCACTACAGAAGCCCGCTGAATTTCAGCGCGGATCTGATGGAAGCTTCCAAGAGCGGACTGGAGCGGATCGTCAATGCTGCTGACAACCTGAAGTTCCTGCTTGGAAATGCCAAGTCGGAGTCTATGACGCAGGAAGAAGAAGCGGCATTTGCGAAGACGTCGGAATATGTGCAGGAATTTGAACGGGCAATGGATGATGATTTTAACACGGCAGATGCCATCGCGTCCGTGTTCGACCTGGTAAAATATATCAATACGACGGCGGATGCCGATAAGTCCAAGGAGTTCCTTCAGAACCTCTTCGATCTTCTGGTGAAGCTGACGGACGTGCTGGGATTGATCGTGGATAAGAAGGAAGAGATGCTGGCCGAGGATATCGAGAAGATGATCGAAGAGCGTCAGGCAGCCCGCAAGGCAAAAGATTTTGTAAGGGCAGACGCGATCCGGGATGAACTGCTGGCAAAAGGCATTGTGCTGGAAGACACAAGAGAAGGGGTAAAATGGAAAAAAGCGTAA
- the rlmB gene encoding 23S rRNA (guanosine(2251)-2'-O)-methyltransferase RlmB, giving the protein MKEEKQINENIIEGRNAVLEAFRSGKPIDKLFVLDGCQDGPIRTIVREAKKHDTILQFVTKERLSQISETGRHQGVIAYAAAYEYADVEDMLRLAESKGEDPFLILLDNIEDPHNLGAIIRTANLAGAHGVIIPKRRAVGLTATVAKTSAGALNYTPVAKVTNLAKTMESLKEKGLWFVCADMGGEEMYDLNLTGPIGLVIGNEGEGVSRLVKETCDFTARIPMNGDIDSLNASVAAGVLAYEIVRQRRK; this is encoded by the coding sequence ATGAAAGAAGAAAAGCAAATAAATGAAAATATCATAGAAGGGCGCAATGCGGTTTTGGAGGCATTCCGCTCCGGCAAGCCCATTGACAAGCTCTTCGTGCTGGATGGATGCCAGGACGGGCCGATCAGGACGATTGTCCGGGAGGCCAAAAAGCATGATACCATTCTTCAGTTCGTCACCAAAGAAAGGCTGTCCCAGATATCCGAGACGGGAAGACATCAGGGAGTTATCGCCTATGCGGCGGCCTACGAGTACGCGGACGTGGAGGATATGCTTAGATTAGCCGAAAGCAAGGGGGAGGATCCGTTCCTGATCCTGCTGGACAATATCGAGGACCCGCATAATCTGGGCGCTATCATCCGTACGGCTAATCTGGCAGGCGCCCATGGAGTCATCATTCCGAAGCGCCGCGCGGTCGGGCTTACAGCCACGGTGGCAAAGACAAGCGCAGGCGCGCTTAACTATACGCCGGTGGCCAAGGTGACCAATCTGGCCAAGACGATGGAATCCCTGAAGGAAAAGGGACTATGGTTTGTCTGCGCGGATATGGGCGGGGAGGAAATGTACGATTTGAACCTGACCGGCCCCATCGGCCTGGTAATAGGCAATGAGGGCGAGGGCGTCAGCCGCCTGGTAAAGGAGACCTGCGACTTTACCGCCCGGATTCCGATGAATGGGGACATCGATTCCCTGAATGCATCGGTGGCGGCAGGCGTACTGGCTTATGAAATCGTCAGACAGAGAAGAAAGTAG
- a CDS encoding MATE family efflux transporter: protein MNKSTVMTEGPIWRKILFFSIPLILGNLFQQLYNTVDSIIVGNYIGSEALAAVGSSGSIINLLIGFCIGASAGAGVVISQFFGARDKEGVRKAVHTTIAIAIGAGIILTAAGILLAPVILRAMGTPAEVFGQAVTYLQVYFGGILFSVIYNMSAGILNAVGNSKRSLLYLMIAAISNIFLDLLFVVALKMGIVGAALATDISQLISCIFIMLFLTRSQDVYHVKIRDIRLYDHLFSKIVKIGLPTGIQNIVISFSNVIVQSSVNSFGAVAMAGFAAYIKIDGFNILPVLSFSMAATTFAGQNIGAGQYHRVKKGMLVSVGMGIFYTVMTGILLLVFAPQVIGVFTNNQDVVAYGVYIMKFFCPFYWILAILQVASGTIRGTGKTLQTMLIFLLSLCIFRVLWIWGALAVSHEIFQVMVAYPLSWVVGALLILLYAWKGKWMPASYYKKQAQ from the coding sequence ATGAATAAGTCAACGGTAATGACGGAAGGGCCTATCTGGCGGAAGATATTGTTTTTTTCCATTCCGCTGATTCTGGGGAATCTATTCCAGCAGTTGTATAATACGGTGGATTCCATCATTGTAGGAAACTATATAGGAAGCGAGGCGCTGGCAGCCGTAGGCTCCAGCGGATCCATCATCAATCTGCTGATCGGATTCTGCATTGGCGCGTCTGCCGGCGCCGGCGTCGTCATCTCCCAGTTTTTCGGCGCCCGGGATAAGGAAGGCGTAAGGAAGGCAGTCCACACGACGATCGCGATCGCGATCGGAGCAGGGATCATCCTGACGGCAGCGGGCATCCTTCTGGCTCCGGTGATCCTCAGGGCCATGGGGACGCCGGCGGAGGTGTTCGGACAGGCAGTCACTTATCTTCAAGTATATTTCGGAGGAATTCTTTTTTCCGTGATCTACAACATGTCCGCCGGAATCCTCAATGCGGTGGGAAATTCCAAGCGATCCCTGCTGTACTTGATGATCGCCGCGATCTCCAATATCTTTCTGGACCTTCTGTTCGTGGTGGCGCTTAAGATGGGCATCGTGGGAGCAGCCCTGGCGACGGATATCAGCCAGCTGATTTCCTGCATCTTTATCATGCTGTTTCTGACGAGGAGCCAGGATGTATACCATGTGAAGATCCGGGATATCCGATTATATGACCATCTGTTTTCCAAGATCGTCAAGATTGGCCTCCCCACCGGAATCCAGAATATCGTCATCTCATTTTCCAATGTCATCGTCCAGTCCAGCGTCAATAGTTTCGGCGCGGTTGCCATGGCGGGATTTGCAGCCTACATTAAGATTGACGGGTTCAATATTCTTCCGGTACTCAGTTTCAGTATGGCTGCCACCACGTTTGCCGGACAGAATATAGGAGCCGGGCAGTACCACAGGGTAAAAAAGGGCATGCTTGTATCGGTAGGGATGGGAATCTTCTACACGGTGATGACGGGAATCCTTCTTCTGGTATTCGCGCCCCAGGTTATCGGCGTCTTTACCAACAATCAGGATGTGGTAGCTTACGGCGTATATATTATGAAGTTCTTCTGCCCGTTTTACTGGATCCTGGCAATCCTGCAGGTGGCAAGCGGCACCATCAGAGGGACCGGCAAGACGCTGCAGACCATGCTGATATTCCTGCTGTCTTTGTGCATTTTCCGTGTATTGTGGATTTGGGGAGCGCTTGCCGTATCACACGAGATCTTCCAGGTCATGGTGGCTTATCCGCTTTCCTGGGTAGTAGGGGCACTGCTGATTCTTCTGTATGCGTGGAAGGGCAAATGGATGCCTGCAAGTTATTATAAGAAGCAGGCGCAATGA
- a CDS encoding PLP-dependent aminotransferase family protein, translated as MNELTISLDTRSRIPLYEQIYDYIKTDIQSGRIPYGEKLPSTRFLSKHLEVSRSTVELAYEQLLSEGYIESVPYKGFFVAQIDELYHLKKDKPQPQRERKEARRYRYDFTPNGVDLKSFPYNVWRKLSKDILMDDRTELFRSGDSQGEYGFRSAICSYLYQARGVDCTPDQIIVGAGSDYILMLLGMILGMDHTIAFEDPTYKQAYRMAGGMSYNCIPVSMDKNGMKVTELEKSGADIAYVTPSHQYPTGVIMPIRRRMELLKWACEAQGRYIVEDDYDSEFRYKGKPIPALKGYDASEKVIYLGTFSKSIAPAIRLSYMVLPKPLLEAYEQKARFVNSTVSKVDQLIVQKFIEEGYYERHLNKTRALYKSRHDVLIEELRPMADICTISGENAGVHLLLTFQNGMTEEELIDRAAKEDIRVYGLSDYRIKENCKEKATILLGYANLTEEQIRKAAKLLRDCWIE; from the coding sequence ATGAATGAATTGACGATCAGCCTGGATACCCGTTCCAGGATCCCCCTGTACGAACAGATCTATGACTATATTAAGACGGATATCCAGAGCGGGAGGATTCCTTATGGAGAGAAACTGCCGTCCACTAGATTCCTGTCGAAGCACTTGGAGGTAAGCAGGAGCACGGTAGAACTGGCCTATGAGCAGCTTCTGTCGGAGGGATATATCGAGTCCGTTCCTTATAAGGGCTTTTTCGTGGCCCAGATTGACGAACTGTATCATCTGAAGAAGGATAAGCCGCAGCCCCAGAGGGAGAGGAAGGAAGCCCGTAGATACCGCTATGATTTTACGCCCAATGGCGTGGATTTGAAAAGTTTTCCCTATAATGTGTGGAGGAAGCTGTCAAAAGATATTCTGATGGATGATCGGACGGAATTATTCCGGTCCGGTGATTCTCAGGGCGAGTACGGCTTCCGCAGCGCCATCTGCAGCTACCTCTATCAGGCAAGGGGAGTGGATTGTACGCCGGATCAGATCATTGTAGGGGCAGGAAGCGATTATATCCTGATGCTGCTGGGAATGATTCTGGGAATGGACCATACCATTGCATTTGAAGATCCTACTTATAAGCAGGCCTACCGGATGGCAGGGGGCATGTCTTATAACTGCATACCGGTTTCTATGGACAAGAATGGGATGAAAGTGACAGAACTTGAAAAGTCAGGCGCCGACATTGCTTATGTGACGCCTTCCCATCAGTATCCTACCGGAGTCATCATGCCCATCCGCCGCCGGATGGAATTGCTTAAATGGGCCTGCGAGGCACAGGGAAGGTATATCGTGGAAGATGACTATGACAGCGAGTTCCGGTACAAAGGAAAGCCGATTCCTGCCCTCAAAGGGTATGATGCCAGTGAGAAAGTCATATACCTGGGCACATTTTCCAAATCCATTGCTCCGGCGATCCGTCTTAGCTATATGGTCCTGCCCAAACCATTGCTGGAGGCATATGAGCAGAAGGCCAGGTTTGTCAATTCGACCGTTTCCAAAGTAGATCAGCTGATCGTACAGAAGTTCATTGAAGAAGGGTATTATGAAAGACATCTGAACAAGACAAGAGCGCTTTATAAAAGCAGGCATGATGTCTTGATCGAAGAACTGCGTCCAATGGCAGATATCTGTACCATATCAGGGGAGAATGCCGGCGTGCATCTGCTTCTTACCTTTCAAAATGGAATGACCGAGGAGGAGTTGATTGACCGGGCTGCAAAAGAGGATATCCGCGTATATGGACTGTCCGATTACCGGATCAAGGAGAACTGTAAGGAGAAGGCAACCATACTGCTTGGATATGCCAACCTTACGGAAGAGCAGATCAGAAAGGCAGCAAAGCTGCTTAGAGACTGCTGGATTGAATAG
- a CDS encoding glutamine--tRNA ligase/YqeY domain fusion protein gives MQEETVSKNFIEQEIDKDLAEGVYTQVCTRFPPEPNGYLHIGHAKSILLNYGLAKKYNGTFHLRFDDTNPTKEDMEFVESIKEDVKWLGADWKDHLYFASDYFDMMYQCAIKLIKKGKAYVCDLSAEEIRAYRGTLTEPGKNSPYRDRSVEENLQLFEEMKDGLCQDGKRVLRAKIDMASPNINMRDPVIYRVAHMSHHNTGDKWCIYPMYDFAHPIEDAIEKITHSICTLEFEDHRPLYDWVVRECEFDPAPRQIEFSKLYLTNVVTGKRYIKKLVQDGIVDGWDDPRLVSIAALRRRGFTPESIKMFVDMCGVSKSQSSVDYAMLEYCIREDLKLKKPRMMAVLDPIKLVIDNYPEGEVEYLEVDNNMENPELGMRKVPFCRELYIEREDFMIEPPKKYFRLFPGNEVRLMHAYFVKCEGYETDENGNVTVVHATYDPETKCGSGFTGRKVKGTIHWVAAPYAKQAQVRLYENLIDEEKGVYNKEDGSLNLNPNSLKILKNCYVEDSFADAGACDSFQFVRNGYFCIDSKDSAPDALVFNRIVSLKSSFKLPK, from the coding sequence ATGCAAGAAGAAACAGTTTCCAAAAATTTTATCGAGCAGGAAATAGATAAGGACCTGGCAGAAGGGGTCTATACGCAAGTATGCACCAGATTCCCGCCGGAGCCTAACGGATACCTTCACATCGGACATGCCAAGTCCATCCTTTTGAACTATGGGCTCGCGAAGAAATATAATGGAACCTTTCATTTAAGATTTGACGATACGAACCCGACCAAAGAAGATATGGAGTTCGTAGAGTCGATCAAGGAAGATGTGAAATGGCTTGGGGCAGACTGGAAGGATCACCTGTACTTTGCATCCGACTATTTCGATATGATGTACCAGTGCGCCATAAAACTGATCAAGAAGGGAAAGGCCTATGTCTGCGACCTGAGTGCGGAAGAAATCCGCGCCTATCGGGGAACCCTGACGGAGCCTGGCAAGAACAGCCCATACAGGGACCGGTCCGTAGAAGAGAACCTGCAGCTGTTTGAAGAGATGAAAGACGGACTGTGCCAGGATGGCAAGAGGGTGCTGCGGGCCAAGATAGACATGGCATCTCCGAATATTAATATGAGAGATCCTGTCATCTACCGGGTTGCCCATATGTCCCACCACAATACAGGGGATAAATGGTGCATCTATCCGATGTATGACTTTGCCCATCCGATCGAGGACGCGATCGAGAAGATCACCCATTCCATCTGTACTCTGGAATTCGAGGATCACAGGCCTCTGTACGACTGGGTGGTCCGCGAATGCGAGTTTGATCCGGCGCCGAGACAGATTGAGTTTTCAAAATTGTATCTGACCAATGTAGTGACCGGCAAGCGCTACATTAAAAAACTGGTGCAGGATGGCATCGTAGATGGCTGGGACGATCCCAGGCTTGTTTCCATCGCGGCTTTAAGGCGGCGGGGATTTACGCCGGAATCCATCAAGATGTTCGTGGATATGTGCGGCGTGTCCAAAAGCCAGAGTTCCGTGGATTATGCTATGCTGGAATACTGCATCCGGGAGGATCTGAAACTTAAGAAGCCCCGTATGATGGCCGTCCTTGACCCCATCAAGCTGGTGATCGACAATTACCCGGAAGGGGAAGTAGAGTATCTGGAAGTAGACAACAATATGGAGAATCCGGAACTTGGAATGCGCAAGGTTCCCTTCTGCCGAGAACTGTATATTGAGCGGGAGGATTTCATGATCGAGCCGCCCAAGAAGTATTTCCGCCTCTTCCCTGGCAATGAAGTGCGTCTGATGCATGCATATTTTGTCAAATGCGAAGGATATGAGACGGATGAAAACGGCAACGTGACGGTCGTCCATGCAACCTATGATCCAGAGACCAAATGCGGATCCGGATTCACCGGACGAAAAGTAAAAGGCACGATCCACTGGGTGGCCGCGCCTTATGCAAAACAGGCTCAAGTAAGATTGTATGAGAACCTGATTGATGAAGAGAAGGGCGTATATAACAAGGAGGATGGATCTTTGAACCTGAATCCGAATTCCCTGAAGATTCTCAAAAATTGCTATGTAGAGGACAGTTTCGCGGATGCCGGGGCCTGTGACAGCTTCCAGTTTGTAAGAAACGGCTACTTCTGCATCGATTCCAAGGACTCCGCACCGGATGCGCTGGTATTCAACCGGATCGTATCTTTGAAGAGTTCCTTTAAACTGCCAAAATAA